The following are from one region of the Cellulomonas sp. WB94 genome:
- a CDS encoding PTS fructose transporter subunit IIBC: protein MKFVAVSSCPTGIAHTYMAAEALEQAGKAAGHEVFVETQGAAGSTPLDPQIIADADGVIYAADLEVKDKGRFAGKPTIDVGVKKAVHDPVEVIAMAVAAVEAAPKKVAGAAAAPAPAPAARKIGVGTRIRQYLMTGVSHMIPFVAAGGILIGLGFMLGGYKVYEFAETSLFNGDFSPTSKMAWGALLFWAGKAAFFFLVPALSGYIAYAIADRPGITPGFVGGLISATVGAGFLGGLASGFIAGFLALWISRWKVPKGVRGIMPVVVTPLLAVVGTALMMYLVLGRPIAALMEALSSWLNGMSGANIVILGVILGLMMAFDMGGPLNKVAYVFATTGLQAVLANPTTDATQFKIMAAVMAAGMTPPLGLALATSVRGALFTEEERENGKAAWLLGASFITEGAIPFAAADPLRVIPSLMLGSGLTGGLVMAFGSTLRAPHGGVWVSPLIGQPLGFLAAVLIGTVVTAAAVVIVKGARRSPTVDAAVPATMGAVA from the coding sequence ATGAAGTTCGTCGCCGTCTCCTCGTGCCCCACGGGGATCGCCCACACCTACATGGCCGCTGAGGCACTCGAACAGGCCGGCAAGGCAGCCGGCCACGAGGTCTTCGTCGAGACCCAGGGAGCCGCCGGCTCGACGCCGTTGGATCCGCAGATCATCGCCGACGCCGACGGCGTCATCTACGCGGCGGACCTCGAGGTCAAGGACAAGGGTCGGTTCGCCGGCAAGCCCACGATCGACGTCGGCGTCAAGAAGGCCGTCCACGACCCCGTCGAGGTGATCGCCATGGCTGTCGCCGCGGTCGAGGCCGCGCCCAAGAAGGTCGCGGGAGCAGCTGCTGCGCCCGCACCGGCGCCGGCGGCACGCAAGATCGGCGTCGGCACTCGGATTCGCCAGTACCTGATGACCGGTGTCTCGCACATGATCCCGTTCGTCGCTGCGGGTGGGATCTTGATCGGCCTGGGCTTCATGCTCGGCGGCTACAAGGTCTACGAGTTCGCCGAGACGAGCCTGTTCAACGGTGACTTCAGCCCGACCTCGAAGATGGCCTGGGGCGCCCTGCTGTTCTGGGCCGGCAAGGCGGCTTTCTTCTTCCTGGTGCCCGCTCTGTCGGGATACATCGCCTACGCGATCGCCGACCGACCTGGAATCACCCCCGGGTTCGTCGGCGGTCTTATCTCGGCGACTGTTGGCGCCGGGTTCCTCGGTGGTCTGGCCTCCGGATTCATCGCCGGGTTCCTCGCACTCTGGATCTCCCGCTGGAAGGTCCCGAAGGGCGTGCGCGGCATCATGCCGGTGGTCGTCACTCCCCTTCTTGCCGTGGTCGGGACGGCCCTGATGATGTACCTCGTCCTCGGACGTCCGATCGCCGCTCTGATGGAGGCGCTGAGCAGCTGGCTCAACGGGATGAGCGGCGCCAACATCGTCATTCTCGGAGTGATCCTCGGGCTGATGATGGCGTTTGACATGGGCGGCCCGCTCAACAAGGTGGCATACGTGTTCGCCACGACCGGTCTCCAGGCAGTGCTCGCCAACCCGACGACCGACGCGACGCAGTTCAAGATCATGGCGGCAGTCATGGCTGCCGGCATGACGCCGCCGCTCGGCCTCGCGCTGGCGACCTCCGTGCGCGGTGCGCTGTTCACCGAGGAGGAGCGGGAGAACGGCAAGGCCGCCTGGCTGCTCGGGGCGTCGTTCATCACCGAGGGAGCGATCCCGTTTGCGGCCGCCGACCCGCTGCGCGTCATCCCGTCCCTGATGCTCGGCTCGGGTCTCACCGGCGGTCTCGTGATGGCCTTCGGATCGACCCTGAGGGCGCCGCACGGTGGTGTCTGGGTCTCGCCGCTTATCGGTCAGCCGCTCGGGTTCCTGGCGGCTGTCCTCATCGGCACCGTCGTCACGGCGGCCGCGGTGGTCATCGTCAAGGGCGCGCGCCGCAGCCCGACCGTGGATGCCGCAGTCCCGGCCACCATGGGCGCCGTCGCCTGA
- a CDS encoding HPr family phosphocarrier protein, with amino-acid sequence MVERTVIVASRVGLHARPAMLFTQAAAASGLAVTIARPGGEPVDAASIMFVMSLGVPNGEEVTLTADGPGAEGVLAELVALLATDLDAPDSSGAPQAGGGQSAVVS; translated from the coding sequence ATGGTCGAGCGCACCGTCATCGTCGCGTCCCGGGTCGGGCTGCACGCCCGCCCCGCGATGCTCTTCACTCAGGCTGCCGCAGCAAGCGGGCTCGCCGTCACGATCGCCCGTCCCGGCGGTGAGCCCGTCGACGCGGCCAGCATCATGTTCGTCATGTCGCTCGGCGTGCCGAACGGCGAGGAGGTCACGCTGACCGCCGACGGGCCGGGGGCCGAGGGTGTTCTCGCCGAGCTGGTGGCGCTGCTCGCGACCGACCTCGACGCGCCAGACAGTTCGGGTGCCCCGCAGGCAGGTGGCGGGCAATCGGCGGTCGTGTCGTGA
- a CDS encoding tyrosine-type recombinase/integrase, with product MTIEFGVPAQVVEEFLEHLARRGRGSYTTRAYRLGLQDFGCWLTEREQSLEGVSRADVEAYVDAFARGHRTGGRPPREQRTSVVELRSKQPRGSDGRRAPRTVNHRLSVLGSFFGYLIDRDTEAGEGTWADRVSPVPQAPAVGPRHGRPGGGDAPVRGRAELRRREPRKLPRDLDPADVQRLIDAAPSARDRALLILLSRTGQRIGDWSTEHGRHGVLGMTLADLDRRTSTVTVLLKGARDEHRVPVTAPFWVAFDRYLTDERGDPPTQAVWVGARRGRGRPLSYGAFEAGLRHLGGKVGIPVTAHMFRHTVATALVEHSGVAVAQAVLGHRHVGTTVDVYAHVDRNSLVEAVSAFEQRPVIDRARSHAGHEKYAFHYDLRTIEELDALAHPRLVNKEQR from the coding sequence ATGACCATCGAGTTCGGTGTACCGGCACAGGTTGTCGAGGAGTTCTTGGAGCATCTGGCCCGCCGGGGCCGCGGGTCGTACACGACCCGCGCGTACCGACTGGGCTTGCAGGACTTCGGTTGCTGGCTTACTGAGCGTGAGCAGTCGCTGGAGGGTGTCTCCCGCGCAGATGTGGAGGCCTACGTCGATGCGTTCGCCCGCGGCCACCGCACCGGTGGGCGACCGCCACGCGAGCAGCGCACGTCGGTCGTCGAGCTGAGGTCCAAGCAGCCCAGGGGTTCCGATGGACGGCGCGCGCCCCGCACGGTGAACCATCGGCTGAGCGTGTTGGGGTCGTTCTTCGGCTACCTGATCGACCGCGACACCGAGGCGGGTGAGGGCACCTGGGCTGACAGGGTCAGCCCGGTGCCGCAGGCCCCGGCTGTCGGTCCACGGCACGGGCGTCCGGGTGGCGGTGACGCACCGGTACGTGGTCGCGCTGAGCTGCGTCGGCGCGAGCCCCGCAAGTTGCCACGTGATCTGGACCCGGCGGACGTGCAACGACTGATCGACGCGGCGCCATCCGCGCGTGACCGGGCGTTGTTGATCCTGTTGTCGCGCACCGGTCAGCGGATCGGTGACTGGAGCACCGAGCACGGCCGGCACGGTGTGCTCGGGATGACCCTGGCCGATCTGGACCGGCGCACCTCGACCGTGACCGTGCTGTTGAAGGGTGCGCGCGATGAGCATCGCGTTCCGGTCACCGCACCGTTCTGGGTCGCGTTCGACCGTTACCTGACCGACGAGCGCGGCGACCCACCCACCCAGGCGGTGTGGGTCGGTGCGCGACGTGGCCGTGGTCGGCCGTTGTCGTATGGGGCGTTCGAGGCCGGGCTGCGGCACCTGGGCGGCAAGGTCGGGATCCCGGTGACAGCGCACATGTTCCGTCACACCGTCGCGACTGCTCTGGTGGAGCACTCCGGTGTCGCGGTCGCCCAAGCCGTCCTGGGACATCGTCACGTCGGGACCACTGTCGATGTCTATGCCCACGTCGACCGCAACAGTCTCGTCGAGGCCGTGTCGGCGTTTGAGCAGCGGCCGGTGATCGATCGCGCGAGAAGCCACGCAGGCCACGAGAAGTACGCGTTCCATTACGACCTTCGCACGATCGAGGAACTCGACGCACTCGCCCATCCGCGACTGGTCAACAAGGAGCAGCGATGA
- a CDS encoding PLD nuclease N-terminal domain-containing protein — MASSEASVLAGVVVVLPLVALWAYCLVDFTRTDEQRMRTFTKPMWMVVLVFFNVVGGVMWLQLGRPQRPARHP, encoded by the coding sequence ATGGCGAGCAGCGAAGCCTCGGTACTCGCCGGGGTCGTGGTGGTCCTCCCCCTGGTCGCGTTGTGGGCCTACTGCCTGGTCGACTTCACCCGGACCGACGAGCAACGGATGCGCACCTTTACCAAGCCGATGTGGATGGTCGTGCTGGTGTTCTTCAACGTGGTCGGGGGCGTGATGTGGCTCCAGCTCGGGCGCCCCCAGCGCCCGGCACGCCATCCGTAA
- a CDS encoding tyrosine-type recombinase/integrase yields the protein MTGRAAQLAAARQLAVAPYDRAGVLAHLGAEVAGYRFRHRSEGQRMLRATGFTLDALDRLPGERLADRWEAFEAQVWPRWLTGDGRPPVHDTWTWGMWALVTSRLVRPSWPFLTWTRTTQWVARLPFDDPMTSAHEQLVTATAALPFGTPMYAMNAVNRGLRALLRCGVDELSGLTEADLRAAGRGKGADVLDAALCQLGVFTRTPQRGTLRWRSVGRREPADLAGVAGVPEMFRQVAGLYLEHYSRRLSDNYATLQHKARALAHFFTYLQATHPQVTSCAQITPAQARGFVGHAVEQARTVQRGRHKGSGDTTSAHAWLVDVRCFFADLCTWATEADSPFAAHCPSVVPLTRHDLLDSGFADARKRTEARLTRTVLDLEREIPNIRAFALRRWHETQQALTLDESGEGLQRAERIAFWDWALLELLLTSGLRIEEACELTTFDILKRALPDGRLYYLLHVKPSKFDRARVIPIGDQLGRVIAEIIRHVRGFYGSDHVPACDRRDEHEKRALACAPYLLQGRTHPSTLNSQTIRGRLSALSLAAGATHSDGRPLALTPHDCRRVFASEHLNSNTPVHVIQALLGHATVNTVMIYAKLYPTQLVEEYRRAMRGLYGDVYGPEASRAPTDQEWAVFTANCSMRDMGTHMCALPTGEHCPRGLVCLGCGHAQPKKSATPIFRRMLLSHTRALERAREAGEPAGQLAARELEVERISSALQRAQELTADAAAALEAAAV from the coding sequence ATGACCGGGCGCGCCGCGCAGCTGGCCGCCGCCCGGCAACTCGCCGTGGCTCCCTACGACCGCGCTGGCGTGCTCGCGCACCTGGGTGCGGAGGTCGCCGGCTACCGGTTTCGTCATCGGTCTGAGGGGCAGCGGATGCTGCGCGCGACCGGGTTCACCCTGGACGCGCTCGACCGGCTGCCCGGCGAGCGGCTGGCCGATCGCTGGGAGGCGTTCGAGGCGCAGGTTTGGCCGCGGTGGCTCACCGGTGACGGGAGGCCGCCGGTGCACGACACCTGGACGTGGGGGATGTGGGCGTTGGTGACCTCGCGGCTGGTCCGACCGTCGTGGCCGTTCCTCACCTGGACCCGCACCACGCAGTGGGTCGCACGTCTTCCTTTTGACGACCCCATGACCAGCGCGCATGAGCAGCTGGTGACCGCAACGGCGGCGTTGCCGTTCGGGACACCGATGTACGCGATGAACGCTGTCAATCGCGGACTGCGGGCGCTGCTCCGCTGCGGTGTTGATGAGCTGTCGGGGCTGACTGAGGCGGATCTGCGCGCCGCCGGTCGGGGCAAAGGCGCCGACGTCCTGGACGCTGCGCTCTGCCAGCTCGGGGTGTTCACCCGGACCCCGCAGCGCGGCACCTTGCGCTGGAGAAGCGTTGGACGGCGCGAGCCAGCAGACCTCGCTGGTGTCGCGGGCGTCCCGGAGATGTTCCGGCAGGTCGCTGGTCTGTACTTGGAGCACTACTCCCGGCGGCTGTCGGACAACTACGCGACGTTGCAGCACAAGGCCCGGGCCTTGGCGCACTTCTTCACCTACCTTCAGGCCACCCATCCGCAGGTGACGTCGTGCGCGCAGATCACCCCGGCACAGGCGCGTGGCTTCGTCGGCCATGCGGTGGAGCAGGCCAGGACCGTGCAACGCGGACGGCACAAGGGCAGCGGGGACACCACCAGCGCCCACGCCTGGCTGGTCGATGTCCGGTGCTTCTTCGCCGACCTGTGCACCTGGGCCACCGAAGCTGACTCGCCGTTCGCCGCGCACTGCCCGAGCGTGGTCCCGCTGACCCGCCACGACCTGCTCGACAGCGGCTTCGCCGACGCCCGCAAGCGCACCGAAGCCCGGCTCACCCGGACCGTGCTGGACCTGGAACGGGAGATCCCGAACATCCGGGCGTTCGCGTTGCGTCGCTGGCATGAGACCCAGCAGGCCCTGACGCTCGACGAGAGCGGCGAGGGGTTGCAGCGTGCGGAACGGATCGCGTTCTGGGACTGGGCGCTGCTGGAGTTGCTGCTGACCAGCGGGCTGCGGATCGAGGAGGCCTGCGAGCTGACCACCTTCGACATCCTCAAGCGGGCGCTGCCCGACGGCAGGTTGTACTACCTGCTGCACGTCAAACCCTCGAAGTTCGACCGGGCCCGGGTGATCCCGATCGGAGACCAGCTCGGCCGGGTGATCGCCGAGATCATCCGGCACGTGCGTGGCTTCTACGGCAGCGACCACGTCCCGGCCTGCGACCGCAGGGATGAGCACGAGAAGCGGGCACTGGCGTGCGCGCCCTACCTGCTGCAGGGCCGAACCCACCCGAGCACGCTGAACAGCCAGACCATCCGGGGCCGGTTGAGCGCCCTGTCGCTGGCCGCCGGCGCCACCCACAGCGACGGTCGGCCGCTGGCCCTGACCCCGCACGACTGCCGGCGGGTGTTCGCCTCCGAACACCTCAACAGCAACACCCCGGTACACGTCATCCAGGCGCTGCTCGGACACGCCACGGTGAACACCGTGATGATCTACGCCAAGCTCTACCCGACCCAGCTCGTCGAGGAGTACCGCCGCGCGATGCGGGGCCTGTACGGCGATGTCTACGGACCCGAGGCCAGCCGTGCGCCGACAGACCAGGAGTGGGCGGTGTTCACCGCGAACTGCTCGATGCGTGACATGGGCACCCACATGTGTGCGCTGCCGACCGGTGAGCACTGCCCGCGCGGGCTGGTCTGCCTGGGTTGCGGGCACGCCCAGCCGAAGAAGAGCGCCACCCCGATCTTCCGGCGGATGCTCCTGTCCCACACGCGCGCGCTCGAGCGGGCCCGCGAGGCCGGTGAACCCGCCGGACAGCTCGCTGCCCGCGAACTGGAGGTCGAGCGGATCAGCAGTGCGCTCCAGCGCGCCCAGGAGCTCACCGCAGACGCGGCTGCGGCGTTGGAAGCCGCCGCGGTCTGA
- a CDS encoding DoxX family protein, translated as MTATQLVAPVKGHSRRRAIAYWTATVLLVTESLVGGTYDLFRLDPFFAMLAPLGYPAYLATILGSAKILAGLTLSLPRLPRLKEWAYAGILINMLGAAASQIAVGNGPGDYVPPLVFAVIALTSWAYRPGSRRLSAPTVQPTGGAAMGRSAAAITSAAWFVVTGGVGAVLVPWWLTGWQVLRPLAWWSTAEAVGVVLILAGLVVAAGVFIAFVRAGGTPLPGAMTEHLVVTGFNRYVRNPIYLAAMTVFIGEALLLGQLSLVIYAIAVWVGAAAFVRWYEEPALAARFGADYEAYRRAVPAWHPRLHPWTPSDPEHPEVGNGDAGASSAG; from the coding sequence ATGACCGCCACCCAGCTCGTCGCCCCCGTGAAGGGGCACTCGCGCCGGCGCGCCATCGCGTACTGGACCGCGACCGTGCTCCTCGTGACAGAGTCCCTCGTCGGCGGCACCTACGACCTGTTTCGCCTCGACCCGTTCTTCGCGATGCTGGCCCCGCTCGGCTACCCGGCGTACCTGGCCACCATCCTCGGAAGCGCCAAGATCCTCGCCGGCCTCACCCTGAGCCTTCCCCGCCTGCCCCGGCTCAAGGAATGGGCCTACGCGGGCATCCTGATCAACATGCTCGGCGCAGCGGCCTCGCAGATCGCTGTCGGCAACGGCCCCGGGGACTACGTACCGCCCCTGGTCTTCGCTGTCATCGCCCTCACCTCCTGGGCCTACCGCCCAGGCAGCCGCCGACTGTCCGCACCGACGGTCCAGCCGACAGGAGGAGCGGCCATGGGAAGGTCCGCGGCTGCGATCACGAGCGCGGCGTGGTTCGTGGTCACTGGCGGGGTCGGTGCCGTGCTGGTGCCGTGGTGGCTGACCGGTTGGCAGGTGCTGCGCCCGCTGGCCTGGTGGTCGACGGCCGAGGCGGTGGGCGTCGTGCTGATCCTCGCGGGTCTGGTCGTGGCAGCGGGCGTGTTCATTGCGTTCGTGCGGGCGGGCGGGACACCGCTGCCCGGCGCGATGACCGAGCACCTGGTGGTGACGGGCTTCAACCGGTACGTGCGCAACCCGATCTACCTGGCAGCGATGACCGTCTTCATCGGGGAGGCGCTGCTGCTCGGACAGCTCAGCCTGGTCATCTACGCGATCGCGGTGTGGGTCGGGGCGGCAGCCTTCGTGCGCTGGTACGAAGAACCCGCGCTGGCCGCCCGGTTCGGTGCGGACTACGAGGCCTACCGTCGCGCGGTGCCCGCCTGGCATCCTCGGCTGCACCCCTGGACCCCGAGCGACCCGGAGCACCCCGAGGTCGGCAACGGCGACGCCGGCGCATCGAGCGCGGGCTGA
- a CDS encoding carboxymuconolactone decarboxylase family protein, which translates to MTRLAPVRTATAKGWLRITYWFTARAIERLTDRRLEAMIEPIQVYARNPRLLRGYAAIERATAGLHALPKRLRALAELRAATMIACPFCIDLGSQVARRWGLTDEEILALATYRSSPLFSGLEKVVLDYATAMSSTPVVVPDELFTALREHLDDAQLLELTHVIALENHRGRFNLALAIGAAGFSAGAACAVPAPAISHQNS; encoded by the coding sequence ATGACCCGCCTCGCACCCGTCCGCACCGCCACCGCCAAGGGATGGCTTCGGATCACCTACTGGTTCACCGCCCGGGCCATCGAACGGCTCACCGACCGGCGGCTGGAGGCGATGATTGAACCGATCCAGGTCTATGCCCGTAATCCTCGGCTGCTGCGCGGGTATGCCGCGATCGAACGCGCCACAGCCGGGCTCCACGCCCTGCCCAAACGGCTACGGGCCCTTGCCGAGCTACGGGCCGCAACGATGATCGCGTGCCCGTTCTGCATCGACCTCGGCTCCCAGGTCGCGCGGCGGTGGGGCCTGACCGATGAGGAGATCCTCGCCCTGGCGACCTACCGGTCAAGCCCGTTGTTCAGCGGCCTCGAGAAGGTTGTCCTCGACTACGCCACAGCGATGAGCAGCACCCCTGTCGTCGTGCCCGACGAGCTCTTCACGGCCTTACGTGAGCACCTCGACGACGCCCAGCTCCTTGAGCTCACCCACGTCATCGCTCTGGAGAACCATCGTGGCCGCTTCAACCTGGCCCTGGCGATCGGCGCCGCCGGGTTCAGCGCCGGCGCTGCCTGCGCCGTCCCTGCCCCGGCCATCAGCCATCAGAATTCATGA
- a CDS encoding TetR/AcrR family transcriptional regulator, producing the protein MASLTPPTLVPGEVRPEPTGRGEHARRRVMAAALEQLAEEGSAGFTMEAIARRAGASKATLYRHWPSASALLVDAMTTTFATLPVPNTGAFRTDVVALLQMAAALLEGPRFPRLMAAVVDLAERDPALAGLHVDLTSSRRGPVLEVLRRGRDIGEISPQADLEVLVDLLTAPFFYRRLIAHRPIPPSLPEAIVNQVFPPKLTARARR; encoded by the coding sequence ATGGCGAGTCTCACCCCTCCCACGCTCGTGCCGGGCGAGGTCCGACCCGAGCCGACCGGCCGGGGTGAGCATGCCCGCCGTCGCGTCATGGCCGCCGCCTTGGAGCAGCTCGCCGAGGAAGGTTCAGCCGGGTTCACCATGGAGGCCATCGCCCGCCGGGCCGGCGCCAGCAAAGCGACCCTGTACCGGCACTGGCCCTCGGCATCCGCGCTGCTCGTCGACGCGATGACCACGACGTTCGCCACACTCCCGGTTCCGAACACGGGAGCCTTCCGCACCGATGTCGTTGCGCTGCTCCAGATGGCAGCGGCGCTCCTTGAGGGCCCGCGCTTTCCCCGGCTCATGGCGGCGGTCGTCGATCTCGCCGAGCGCGACCCCGCGCTGGCCGGTCTGCATGTCGACCTCACCTCGAGCCGGCGCGGCCCAGTCCTCGAGGTGCTCCGACGCGGCCGGGACATCGGCGAAATCTCCCCGCAAGCCGACCTCGAGGTTCTCGTCGACCTGCTCACCGCGCCGTTCTTCTACCGGCGGCTGATCGCCCACCGGCCCATCCCACCGTCCCTCCCCGAGGCCATCGTCAACCAGGTCTTCCCCCCCAAGCTGACCGCCCGAGCCCGGCGCTGA
- a CDS encoding ROK family protein: protein MAEENVKFATRPTGVGEMFQLLRDGQPRTRADLAATTGQARSTIAARVDLLLAAGLVTPTGEAASTGGRPPATFAFNPGARVVLAVDLGATHVRLAVTDLAGTVLSEHHEPLAIADGPDIVLDRVATIALRLIGNAGRRVADLAGVGVGLPGPVEHSSGRPINPPIMPGWDDADVPGHLGQLLGVPVLVDNDVNIMALGEHATEYPLVDHLLFVKVATGIGAGIISDGHILRGAQGAAGDLGHIAAPGGSDVPCRCGNAGCLEAVASGQAVATSLRAQGFEVANSVDVVALVRGGNLVASQAVREAGREIGGVLAACVSMLNPSMIVIGGVLAEAGEHLLAGIREVIYTRSLPLATQHLRIVASHTKGRAGVLGASAMAAEHFLSSEAIDNLIN from the coding sequence ATGGCCGAGGAGAACGTGAAGTTCGCGACCCGCCCGACCGGCGTGGGCGAGATGTTCCAGCTGCTGCGCGACGGGCAGCCACGCACGCGGGCCGACCTTGCCGCTACGACCGGACAGGCTCGCTCGACCATCGCCGCGCGAGTCGACCTTCTCCTCGCAGCGGGCCTCGTGACCCCGACCGGCGAGGCCGCCTCGACCGGCGGCCGCCCCCCCGCGACCTTCGCGTTCAATCCCGGCGCACGGGTCGTACTCGCCGTCGACCTGGGTGCGACGCACGTACGGCTCGCCGTCACAGACCTGGCCGGCACCGTGCTGTCCGAGCACCACGAACCCCTCGCGATCGCGGACGGGCCGGACATCGTGCTCGACCGCGTCGCGACGATCGCGCTCAGACTGATCGGCAACGCGGGGCGCCGCGTGGCTGATCTCGCCGGCGTCGGAGTCGGGCTTCCCGGCCCCGTTGAGCACTCCAGCGGGCGCCCGATCAACCCACCGATCATGCCCGGCTGGGACGACGCCGACGTCCCCGGTCACCTGGGTCAACTGCTGGGCGTCCCCGTACTGGTGGACAACGACGTCAACATCATGGCGCTCGGCGAGCACGCCACCGAATATCCCCTGGTCGACCACCTGCTCTTCGTCAAGGTCGCCACCGGGATCGGCGCGGGGATCATCAGCGACGGCCACATCCTGCGCGGCGCGCAGGGAGCAGCCGGGGACCTCGGGCACATCGCCGCCCCCGGCGGATCGGATGTGCCGTGTAGATGCGGCAACGCTGGCTGCCTCGAGGCGGTAGCGAGCGGACAGGCCGTTGCCACGAGCCTGCGAGCACAGGGCTTCGAGGTCGCCAACAGCGTCGACGTCGTCGCCCTGGTCCGCGGCGGGAACCTCGTCGCCAGCCAAGCCGTCCGCGAGGCCGGCCGCGAGATCGGTGGCGTCCTCGCAGCGTGCGTCAGCATGCTCAACCCGTCGATGATCGTCATCGGCGGCGTCCTCGCCGAGGCCGGGGAGCACCTCCTGGCCGGCATCCGCGAGGTCATCTACACCCGATCGCTGCCCCTCGCGACGCAACACCTGCGCATCGTGGCGAGCCACACCAAGGGCCGGGCCGGCGTCCTCGGGGCGAGCGCCATGGCCGCCGAGCACTTCCTGTCATCCGAGGCGATCGACAACCTCATCAACTGA
- a CDS encoding putative PEP-binding protein, producing the protein MTPPPAATSSQVLHGVGVGRGGVVGPVAHARQAPAVSPDARVLVDGVPADAATTRATLEAAFTGVAADLQSQSDRATGTIRDVLAATAQMAADRAWLGQVLTRVEAGEPPVAAIDAVVATFAAMFEQAGGYLAERVTDLLSVRDRVVARALSLPDPGVPELLVPSVVVARDLAPADTAALDLDHVLAIVTELGGPTGHTAIIAGQLGLPCIVRVAGATELPEGVEVAVDASAGTVTTWPDEDLRTEISRRATAEHALAEDIAAGGTADGHAVALLANIGTAADAERVAAGAVEGVGLFRTEVLFLERATAPTESEQAQVYAQALRALGGRKVVVRTLDAGADKPLGFATQPDEENPALGVRGYRLARTHPELLDTQLAALARAQRDTGVAPWVMAPMIATPGEARAFATAARTHGVATVGVMVEVPAAALRAREILAEVDFVSLGTNDLAQYTMATDRLRGELADLLDPWQPAVLDLVAATARAGVEAGKPVGICGESASDPLMALVLTGLGVTSLSMAGAAVPAVRHALRRHTLAVCRQMADAALASDSAVEARRAAADLLDPTVRDLLRL; encoded by the coding sequence GTGACCCCGCCGCCGGCTGCCACCAGCAGCCAGGTCCTGCACGGCGTCGGGGTCGGGCGTGGCGGCGTCGTCGGACCCGTCGCCCACGCGCGGCAGGCGCCGGCCGTGTCGCCCGACGCCCGCGTGCTGGTCGACGGGGTACCGGCGGATGCGGCGACGACCCGGGCGACGCTCGAGGCAGCCTTCACGGGCGTCGCTGCCGACCTGCAGTCGCAGTCGGACCGTGCGACGGGCACGATCCGCGACGTGCTCGCCGCGACCGCACAGATGGCCGCCGATCGTGCGTGGCTTGGTCAGGTGCTCACCCGCGTCGAGGCGGGGGAGCCGCCGGTCGCGGCGATCGACGCCGTGGTGGCGACCTTCGCTGCGATGTTCGAGCAGGCCGGCGGATATCTTGCCGAACGGGTGACGGACCTGCTCAGCGTGCGTGACCGGGTGGTCGCCCGTGCACTGAGCCTGCCGGACCCGGGTGTTCCGGAGCTGCTGGTGCCGTCTGTCGTGGTCGCCCGGGACCTCGCGCCGGCGGACACTGCAGCGCTCGACCTCGACCACGTCCTCGCGATCGTCACCGAGCTCGGCGGCCCGACCGGGCACACCGCGATCATCGCGGGGCAGCTCGGGCTGCCGTGCATTGTGCGGGTCGCAGGCGCGACGGAGCTGCCAGAGGGAGTCGAGGTCGCCGTCGACGCGTCCGCCGGCACAGTGACGACCTGGCCCGACGAGGATCTGCGCACAGAGATCTCTCGGCGCGCGACGGCGGAGCATGCCCTCGCCGAGGACATCGCGGCCGGTGGAACCGCCGACGGGCACGCGGTCGCGCTGCTCGCCAACATCGGGACGGCCGCCGACGCCGAGCGTGTCGCCGCCGGCGCGGTGGAGGGCGTCGGGCTGTTCCGCACCGAGGTGCTGTTCCTCGAACGGGCCACCGCCCCGACCGAGTCCGAGCAGGCGCAGGTCTACGCCCAGGCGCTGCGTGCCCTCGGGGGACGCAAGGTCGTCGTGCGGACGCTCGACGCCGGCGCCGACAAGCCCCTGGGCTTCGCGACACAGCCAGATGAGGAGAACCCCGCGCTGGGCGTGCGCGGCTATCGCCTGGCGCGCACGCACCCCGAGCTCCTCGACACCCAGCTCGCCGCGCTCGCCCGTGCGCAGCGGGACACCGGCGTGGCCCCGTGGGTGATGGCGCCGATGATCGCCACACCGGGTGAGGCCCGGGCGTTCGCGACGGCGGCGCGCACCCACGGCGTCGCGACTGTCGGGGTCATGGTGGAAGTTCCGGCGGCAGCACTGCGAGCTCGGGAGATCCTCGCCGAGGTCGACTTCGTCTCGCTCGGCACGAACGACCTCGCTCAATACACGATGGCGACGGACCGGCTGCGCGGCGAGCTCGCCGACCTGCTCGACCCGTGGCAGCCCGCCGTCCTCGACCTTGTCGCTGCGACGGCCCGCGCGGGCGTCGAGGCCGGCAAGCCTGTCGGCATCTGCGGAGAGTCCGCGTCGGACCCCCTGATGGCCCTCGTCCTGACCGGTCTGGGCGTCACCAGCCTGTCGATGGCGGGCGCTGCGGTTCCGGCCGTCCGGCACGCACTTCGTCGTCACACGCTGGCCGTGTGCCGCCAGATGGCGGACGCCGCGCTCGCATCAGACTCGGCCGTCGAGGCACGCCGCGCAGCCGCGGACCTTCTCGACCCGACGGTTCGGGACCTGCTGAGACTCTGA